In a genomic window of Zingiber officinale cultivar Zhangliang chromosome 9B, Zo_v1.1, whole genome shotgun sequence:
- the LOC122022886 gene encoding enoyl-[acyl-carrier-protein] reductase [NADH] 1, chloroplastic-like — protein MRMSPLNLRGKRAFIAGVVDDNGYGWAITKALAAVGEKILVGTWVPALNIFETSLRCDKFDKSRKLPNGSLMDIVKVYPLDAVCDTSDNVPEDVKTIKRYAGSSNCTVKEMTEAVTKDFGRIDILVHSLANGPEVTKPLLETSRRGYLATISASSYSFVSLLQHFLPIMNPGGASISLTYIASERAIPGYRGGMSSAKAALESDKKVSSTLL, from the exons ATGCGAATG AGTCCTTTGAATTTAAG AGGCAAAAGGGCATTTATTGCTGGAGTTGTTGATGATAATGGTTATGGCTGGGCAATCACAAAGGCTCTTGCCGCTGTTGGGGAAAAAATACTTGTTGGTACATGGGTGCCT GCACTAAACATATTTGAGACAAGCTTAAGGTGTGATAAATTTGATAAGTCACGGAA ATTGCCAAATGGCTCACTGATGGATATTGTCAAAGTATATCCTCTTGATGCCGTTTGCGATACATCTGATAATGTTCCTGAAGAT GTCAAGACAATCAAACGCTATGCTGGATCCTCAAATTGTACTGTTAAG GAAATGACAGAGGCTGTGACGAAAGATTTTGGAAGGATTGACATCCTCGTGCATTCTCTTGCCAATGGACCAGAG GTAACGAAGCCACTCTTGGAGACATCTAGAAGAGGGTATCTTGCTACAATTTCAGCTTCGAGTTACTCTTTTGTCTCCCTGCTTCAACACTTTCTTCCAATAATGAATCCAG GCGGTGCTTCAATATCTTTGACATACATAGCTTCCGAAAGGGCAATCCCAGG ATACAGAGGTGGAATGAGCTCAGCAAAAGCTGCATTGGAGAGTGATAAAAAAGTAAGTTCAACTCTTCTGTAA